From Drosophila subpulchrella strain 33 F10 #4 breed RU33 unplaced genomic scaffold, RU_Dsub_v1.1 Primary Assembly Seq354, whole genome shotgun sequence, the proteins below share one genomic window:
- the LOC119559847 gene encoding serine-rich adhesin for platelets — MSSSICSHFTQNAWKKDLCSNCFKSKDEHKAAAAAAASKMGGSHKPEVKTDYPNKHKTPAKSIIKKAFGVRLTSSTSTSGSSGSGKSSSSKGGKVCFPKQLHEVIGYGGEWSEDDDDDDDHDFMNLGNEHDDMAITETDDEETVELKRITRANTDFNMNNGNLLGDAEENIKKSFAALKLGAPQVDKEGKKQTLTINVMPFGQPIGKAASPSTPAKSAPAESKSTAVATPAGATPAAKTKPATITTTTAIKSSSTTIATGTASVTKKVTTTLTPTLTMTKSTTGTATTSTSTGTSSRDGKDSPPIERAMEKSLLDEISETLEQKQKLSETSASASSSGGNTISTSSSTNTNSKIKFELSALSDSPKPFLDLKKPIARNAPITRDQTKPKVNVCHKYSDTDSNCSDTENGVSAYYDVVETQLSYENLPDGKYSEQVGVATAAQTESSGNSHYSSSQYITDMLLSSKTRAASYNLHEGNFMTSKITSDGLIVTKCSSDDALDSTGSSFDGSSDEENAYNMIRSESDSGIGISLGSEYKNLGLAKGTAMGGQLLSEKKLSASTNNSDYEDIQIGDQAVPKPAVKSRELHGEPDGSADPDNSLEQKQKQLSSPKEVEQQLPALPKSPPPPMKIDARPSFLHGLKKPELPVKPLVNSHPNNNSNTNNQLKSFLGKRQPSCAEQQFISQLQSAISKSSESLQLAKENLANLVASDEAKLKKGKAPNPPPEPKLSAPPTPERDYSLVVEFEQAAKAAAKPAEKATSSGETSSSASSPPGEKQPAATGAATAPATASITSNSSLYTRKPALPAAAVAAPVIREKDKRERAVINPKFRSLNTFVMQRANAAKQMQLQSASSVLSLKQPMTPEPTPRNQRHLSMSEECLAAAGLDKKSQSPSASPPQKQKSKFSIKKFLRMGSNGGSNKTGESLGKKETSMYTEICTGTEEGSPSGKPRLVIIHPIDINPTAVEVVKDITKTSDSVSAQTVAVVTAKPPAPPLRSSASEGQRAHEANKPARPPPPKSAELRRKQKTELTATLSASSVDSSVLTLTSGTGSVKLKADNVYANLGEIRSSIAPRKPERTASMREREAQLELVRKRGVLTDTISICSSNGDNVATDQGKTMAKTSANTIGQEAGKSVSAANSRTSTFERQPQKKSEPKMSISSKLEIFEQRSLDAADAAQRSSLKDSVRKINSTIDSYLKDKRDYENMYEFVKMGSPPPPTANGNTTPTPSTSTPPPPPTRSNIDLSVAGQRLTQATRRNNIYSDTASIASYTRSEYGPVRNYGLNNSLANIPRIISASYAGSEVGEFDIYAPYSYYGSEAGGDVATDINDSVWGMPQANKNRSKATNRLRMRKGRSVVHKTIEDNYTAVVVANHEALAQVLDQLQQTPVVPTALRPLANAINLRYEDFTILEGTQAFVVGKKAFHAALWSSSPVTLALSADCNQLAGVGGELSQLTGGVSDVLNPVTEFCDLVPSYQLPLMPSTEVTLLQATISVLPRLQLETLQSIGAILKGKSQVLDKSNFNFRGSIPNLSGLKDGNGSLAGNLRNVVSVQNLSTLNEESSATSMGADDGSVNANAMPAFDDVMTREVAFIMLQLVNGMKNLQAKAIEETPLSLSNVVLSKDMDNKDAQARLCVLQGNNNDDDEPMGTLCKCAHSALVDMLPATKITPILADILQQERAESLSKAKAVLEFVLWGPSDVALTGSVKERELALQRWLDLERATVLHGLVRTRVELTVYDECHLMFLVRSTAKMMNDAAKIVCNYQQTNGSANQD; from the exons ATGTCGTCCTCGATCTGTTCGCACTTTACCCAGAATGCCTGGAAGAAGGATTTGTGCTCGAATTGCTTCAAGTCCAAGGACGAGCACAAGGCAGCCGCTGCAGCAGCCGCCTCCAAAATGGGTGGCAGTCATAAGCCAGAGGTTAAAACGGATTACCCCAACAAGCACAAGACCCCCGCGAAGAGCATCATTAAGAAGGCTTTTGGCGTGAGACTGACCAGTTCCACCTCCACCTCAGGAAGTAGTGGCTCTGGAAAATCCTCAAGCTCAAAGGGCGGAAAGGTGTGCTTTCCCAAGCAGCTCCACGAGGTCATTGGCTATGGGGGAGAGTGGTCGGAAgacgatgatgacgatgacgatCACGATTTCATGAATCTTGGCAATGAGCACGATGACATGGCCATCACCGAGACAGATGACGAGGAGACGGTGGAGCTGAAGAGGATTACCAGGGCCAACACCGACTTCAATATGAACAATGGCAATCTCCTAGGCGATGCTGAGGAGAATATCAAGAAATCCTTTGCCGCCCTCAAACTGGGAGCCCCTCAGGTGGACAAGGAGGGCAAGAAGCAGACTTTGACCATCAATGTGATGCCTTTTGGCCAGCCCATTGGCAAAGCGGCGTCGCCATCGACCCCAGCAAAAAGTGCGCCGGCGGAAAGCAAAAGCACAGCAGTTGCAACACCGGCTGGGGCAACACCAGCAGCCAAAACCAAACCAGCCACCATAACCACAACAACAGCCATCAAAAGCAGTAGTACAACTATAGCTACGGGAACTGCCAGTGTTACCAAAAAGGTGACcaccaccctaacgcccacgcTAACCATGACCAAAAGCACAACGGGAACGGCCACCACATCAACATCAACAGGCACATCCTCTCGCGATGGAAAGGATAGTCCGCCCATAGAAAGAGCCATGGAGAAGTCTCTCCTAGACGAGATTTCCGAGACCTTGGAGCAGAAGCAGAAGCTTAGTGAGACAAGTGCGTCGGCCTCCTCTTCCGGCGGCAACACCATTTCAACTTCCTCCTCCACCAACACCAATAGCAAGATTAAATTCGAGCTGAGTGCGCTGAGTGATTCCCCGAAGCCATTTCTCGACCTTAAGAAGCCCATTGCGAGGAATGCACCCATCACCAGGGACCAGACCAAACCCAAGGTGAATGTGTGCCACAAATACTCGGATACGGACAGCAATTGCTCGGACACGGAGAATGGTGTATCCGCCTACTATGATGTGGTGGAGACCCAGTTGAGCTATGAGAATCTACCCGATGGCAAGTACTCCGAAcaggtgggcgtggccactGCCGCCCAGACGGAGAGTTCCGGTAACTCCCACTACTCCAGCTCTCAATACATCACGGATATGCTGTTGAGCTCGAAAACCCGGGCGGCCAGCTATAATCTCCACGAGGGCAACTTCATGACAAGCAAAATCACCTCCGACGGCCTAATTGTGACCAAGTGCAGCTCGGATGACGCCCTGGACTCCACGGGCAGCAGCTTTGACGGAAGTTCTGATGAGGAGAATGCCTACAATATGATCCGTAGTGAATCGGATTCTGGAATTGGTATTAGCCTGGGCAGCGAGTACAAGAACTTGGGTTTGGCCAAGGGAACGGCGATGGGTGGACAACTTCTCTCGGAGAAGAAGCTCAGTGCTAGCACCAATAACTCGGACTACGAGGATATACAGATTGGTGATCAGGCAGTGCCCAAGCCGGCTGTCAAGAGCAGGGAGCTCCATGGCGAACCCGATGGCAGTGCCGATCCGGATAATAGTCTCGAGCAGAAGCAAAAGCAATTGTCGTCACCAAAGGAGGTGGAACAACAGCTTCCTGCCCTGCCCAAGTCACCGCCACCACCCATGAAGATCGATGCCAGGCCCTCGTTTCTACATGGCCTCAAAAAGCCAGAACTGCCGGTGAAACCACTTGTCAATAGCCATCCCAACAATAATTCGAACACTAACAACCAACTGAAAAGCTTCCTGGGCAAACGGCAACCCAGCTGCGCCGAGCAGCAATTCATCAGCCAGCTGCAGTCGGCCATTTCCAAGTCCAGCGAGAGTCTACAGCTGGCCAAAGAGAATCTGGCCAATCTGGTAGCCTCCGACGAGGCCAAGCTGAAAAAGGGCAAAGCCCCGAATCCGCCGCCAGAGCCAAAGCTGAGCGCTCCGCCCACGCCGGAGCGAGATTACAGTCTGGTAGTTGAGTTCGAGCAGGCGGCGAAGGCGGCAGCAAAGCCAGCGGAGAAGGCCACGTCATCGGGTGAGACATCATCGTCCGCGTCATCACCGCCAGGAGAGAAAcagccagcagcaacaggtgCTGCCACAGCACCTGCAACTGCATCTATAACCAGCAACAGCAGTCTGTACACCAGGAAACCAGCTCTtccggcggcggcggtggcagCTCCTGTCATCCGGGAGAAGGACAAGCGGGAACGGGCCGTGATCAATCCCAAGTTCCGGAGCCTCAACACCTTCGTGATGCAACGTGCCAATGCGGCCAAGCAGATGCAACTCCAGTCAGCCAGCTCCGTTTTGAGCCTAAAACAACCCATGACGCCAGAGCCAACACCACGGAATCAGCGTCATCTCTCCATGTCGGAGGAATGTCTGGCCGCCGCTGGCCTGGACAAGAAATCCCAATCCCCTTCAGCTTCACCGCCCCAAAAACAAAAGTCCAAGTTCtccattaaaaagtttttgcgCATGGGAAGCAATGGAGGTAGCAACAAAACCGGGGAATCTCTGGGCAAGAAGGAAACCAGCATGTATACGGAAATATGTACAGGAACGGAAGAGGGCAGTCCCTCTGGGAAACCCCGATTGGTCATCATTCATCCCATTGACATTAATCCCACGGCCGTGGAGGTGGTGAAGGACATCACCAAGACCAGTGACTCCGTTTCGGCCCAAACGGTGGCTGTGGTTACGGCCAAGCCTCCTGCCCCGCCCCTTCGATCGAGCGCCAGTGAGGGGCAGCGCGCCCACGAGGCCAACAAGCCGGCACGCCCACCGCCGCCCAAGAGCGCCGAACTCCGGCGGAAGCAGAAGACCGAGCTGACCGCCACGCTTAGCGCCAGCAGCGTGGACTCCAGTGTCCTGACCCTGACATCCGGTACCGGATCCGTCAAGCTGAAGGCCGACAACGTCTACGCCAACTTGG GGGAAATCCGCTCCTCCATCGCCCCACGGAAGCCGGAGCGCACGGCCAGTATGCGGGAGCGGGAGGCCCAGCTGGAACTGGTGCGCAAGCGCGGAGTCCTCACCGACACTATCTCCATTTGCTCGTCAAACGGTGACAATGTAGCCACGGATCAGGGCAAGACGATGGCCAAGACAAGTGCCAACACCATTGGCCAGGAGGCAGGGAAGTCCGTATCGGCTGCGAACAGTAGGACCAGCACCTTCGAGCGACAGCCGCAGAAGAAGAGCGAGCCGAAGATGTCCATCTCCAGCAAACTGGAGATCTTCGAGCAGCGATCCCTAGatgcagcggatgctgcccaACGGAGCAGCCTCAAGGATTCGGTGCGCAAGATCAACAGCACCATCGATAGCTATCTGAAGGACAAGCGCGACTACGAGAACATGTACGAGTTCGTCAAGATGGGTTCTCCGCCGCCACCAACGGCTAATGGCAATACCACGCCCACGCCCTCCACATCAacgcctcctcctccgcccaCGCGCAGTAACATTGACCTTTCCGTGGCGGGTCAGAGATTGACCCAGGCCACGAGACGCAATAACATCTACTCGGATACGGCCTCCATTGCCAGTTACACGCGCAGCGAGTACGGACCGGTGCGAAACTATGGATTGAATAACAGCTTGG CCAACATTCCACGCATCATCTCGGCCTCCTATGCAGGCAGTGAGGTGGGCGAGTTCGATATCTATGCTCCGTACAGCTACTACGGAAGCGAGGCGGGCGGCGATGTGGCCACGGACATCAACGACAGCGTCTGGGGCATGCCACAG GCCAACAAGAACCGCAGCAAGGCCACGAATCGTTTGCGCATGCGCAAGGGACGCAGTGTCGTGCACAAGACCATCGAGGATAACTACACCGCCGTGGTGGTGGCCAATCACGAGGCCCTCGCCCAGGTGCTAGATCAG CTTCAGCAAACTCCAGTGGTGCCGACAGCACTGCGTCCTCTGGCCAATGCCATCAACTTGCGCTACGAGGACTTCACCATTCTGGAGGGAACCCAGGCCTTTGTGGTGGGCAAGAAGGCCTTCCATGCCGCCCTATGGAGCTCATCGCCGGTGACCTTGGCCCTGTCGGCGGACTGCAACCAACTGGCCGGAGTGGGTGGTGAACTGAGCCAGCTGACCGGCGGTGTGAGCGACGtgctcaacccggtgaccgaATTCTGTGACCTGGTGCCCAGCTACCAATTGCCACTGATGCCCTCGACGGAGGTGACCCTGCTGCAGGCCACCATCTCAGTGCTGCCCAGGTTGCAGCTAGAGACCCTCCAATCGATCGGAGCAATACTCAAGGGCAAGTCGCAGGTTCTGGACAAGAGCAACTTCAACTTCCGCGGCTCCATTCCGAATCTCAGTGGGCTGAAGGATGGAAATGGATCGCTGGCTGGGAATCTGAGGAATGTGGTGTCGGTGCAGAATCTGAGTACCCTCAACGAGGAATCCTCGGCCACGTCGATGGGTGCTGATGATGGATCGGTCAATGCAAATGCCATGCCAGCATTCGATGATGTGATGACCCGGGAGGTGGCCTTCATCATGCTGCAGCTGGTCAACGGAATGAAGAACCTGCAGGCCAAGGCGATCGAAGAGACGCCGCTCAGTCTGTCCAATGTGGTGCTGTCCAAGGACATGGACAACAAGGATGCCCAGGCGCGGCTTTGTGTGCTGCAGGG AAACAACAATGACGACGACGAGCCCATGGGTACGCTGTGCAAGTGCGCCCACTCCGCCTTGGTCGACATGCTGCCCGCCACAAAGATCACCCCCATCCTGGCGGACATCCTGCAGCAGGAGCGAGCCGAATCCCTGTCCAAGGCGAAGGCCGTCCTGGAGTTTGTGCTCTGGGGTCCCTCGGATGTGGCGCTCACGGGCTCGGTCAAGGAACGGGAACTGGCACTGCAGCGATGGTTGGATCTGGAACGGGCCACAGTTCTCCATGGACTAGTGCGCACCCGGGTCGAGCTGACCGTCTACGACGAGTGTCATCTGATGTTCCTCGTCCGCTCCACGGCCAAGATGATGAATGATGCCGCGAAGATCGTGTGCAACTACCAGCAGACGAATGGATCTGCCAACCAGGACTAG